A single Prevotella sp. E15-22 DNA region contains:
- the menD gene encoding 2-succinyl-5-enolpyruvyl-6-hydroxy-3-cyclohexene-1-carboxylate synthase, translating into MYSNKQNVNILTSLLVAHGIHHAVVCPGSRNAAIVHNLNECPDIQCYSVTDERSAGFYALGMAQALKEPVVVCVTSGTALLNLYPAVAEAYYQHQPVVVVSADRPQLWIDQLDGQTLPQPDALGRFVRKAVSLPEPHDEEERWYCNRLINEALIERHGPVHINVPITEPLFAFSVTELPAERKIDFTPADASNITMSHVCRMFMQAKRPMLIAGQPMNALMDEAVVQIGDDADYVPDFVLYMGGSIVSKRLKRFLRKAKETWVVNREGEVTDTFMNLTHVVQGNPEVVADLIRSNLEEMPHPFVQKWEVLLSQIREKVEAYEPSYSQSAVVKYFEQKRGTNIVHYANSMAIRLANTYSKTPVYCNRGVNGIEGSLSTVAGFSCVTDDNVFCVIGDLSFFYDQNALWNQNLRGNLRILLMNNGKGGIFDMLPGLEQSAARDKYVAATHQTTAEGICQQNHVVYRRATNMEQMQQGVDWLLATKSEHPLLLEVLTDAPADEQTYRDCLSIFK; encoded by the coding sequence ATGTATAGCAATAAGCAGAATGTAAACATACTGACGAGCTTGTTAGTGGCTCATGGCATTCATCATGCAGTGGTGTGTCCTGGCAGTAGGAATGCTGCCATCGTTCATAATCTGAACGAGTGCCCGGATATTCAGTGCTATTCTGTGACAGACGAACGCTCGGCGGGTTTCTATGCGCTGGGTATGGCGCAGGCTTTGAAGGAGCCTGTGGTGGTTTGTGTCACCAGTGGCACTGCATTGCTGAATCTTTATCCCGCTGTGGCTGAGGCATACTATCAGCATCAGCCTGTGGTGGTGGTCAGTGCCGATCGTCCGCAACTGTGGATAGATCAGCTTGATGGGCAAACCCTGCCACAACCTGATGCGCTTGGTCGCTTTGTGCGTAAGGCTGTTTCCCTGCCAGAGCCTCATGATGAGGAGGAACGTTGGTATTGTAACCGACTGATTAACGAGGCGCTGATTGAACGACATGGACCTGTACATATCAATGTGCCTATTACGGAGCCTTTGTTTGCATTCTCAGTGACAGAGCTACCTGCAGAACGTAAGATTGATTTTACTCCGGCTGATGCCTCTAATATCACCATGTCGCACGTGTGTCGTATGTTCATGCAGGCCAAGCGACCTATGCTTATTGCTGGACAACCCATGAACGCGCTGATGGACGAGGCTGTCGTACAGATAGGTGACGATGCTGATTACGTGCCCGACTTTGTATTGTATATGGGTGGCTCTATTGTGAGTAAGCGACTGAAGCGTTTCCTGCGTAAAGCTAAGGAAACGTGGGTGGTGAACCGTGAGGGTGAGGTGACAGATACGTTTATGAACTTGACGCATGTCGTTCAGGGCAATCCTGAGGTGGTGGCGGATCTGATTCGTTCTAATCTAGAGGAGATGCCGCATCCTTTCGTTCAGAAATGGGAAGTGCTGTTGTCTCAGATACGTGAGAAGGTGGAGGCCTACGAACCTTCTTACTCACAGTCTGCTGTCGTGAAATACTTTGAGCAGAAACGTGGAACGAACATCGTGCATTATGCTAACAGCATGGCTATTCGTTTGGCCAATACTTATTCTAAGACGCCTGTTTACTGTAATCGTGGCGTGAATGGTATTGAGGGTTCGCTGTCAACGGTTGCTGGTTTCTCGTGTGTGACGGATGACAATGTGTTCTGTGTCATTGGCGACCTGAGCTTCTTTTACGATCAGAACGCTTTGTGGAATCAGAATCTGCGTGGAAACTTGCGCATCCTACTCATGAACAATGGTAAAGGTGGTATCTTTGACATGCTGCCTGGTCTGGAACAGAGTGCTGCACGTGATAAGTATGTGGCTGCAACACATCAGACAACTGCTGAAGGCATCTGCCAACAGAATCATGTTGTTTATCGTCGGGCGACGAATATGGAACAGATGCAACAGGGTGTTGACTGGCTCCTTGCAACAAAAAGTGAGCACCCCCTGTTGTTGGAAGTGCTCACTGATGCGCCTGCTGATGAACAGACTTATAGGGATTGTCTATCAATATTTAAATGA
- a CDS encoding isochorismate synthase, with protein MTGFALYRLPHEKQVTLVAQNEGEPLKLPSINELNGRSGFVLAPFFVSSEEPLLLIKPDVVKSFSDVTEAKDVICNSQMPYLQMVNAILMGRKWHTYEERSAYAEDFARFHARLKDESFQKIVLSRCSVTPRDGEDHPLELFCKACQLYPRMFISLVCTEQSGCWLTATPEILLEGVGNQWRTIALAGTMKLKDEDLNGEGEHATWSTKNIQEQRYVATYLMNCLEQFATNIREEGPRTVRAANLVHLRSDFTFGLSEGAGVGDVLLQLHPTPAVCGLPKQTTYQFILENEHTPRQYYSGFMGPLNMSSATHLYVSLRCMQITDSQYRLYAGGGLLKDSVEEQEWQETEAKLETMRRVLAD; from the coding sequence ATGACAGGATTCGCTCTGTATAGATTGCCACACGAAAAGCAGGTGACGCTGGTGGCACAGAATGAGGGCGAGCCGTTGAAACTGCCGTCTATCAACGAGCTTAACGGACGGTCGGGCTTTGTGTTGGCTCCTTTTTTCGTTTCTTCGGAAGAGCCTCTCTTGTTGATTAAGCCGGATGTCGTTAAGTCGTTCTCGGATGTTACTGAGGCTAAGGATGTCATTTGTAACTCGCAAATGCCATACTTACAGATGGTAAATGCCATACTTATGGGTAGGAAATGGCATACTTACGAGGAACGTTCGGCATATGCGGAGGATTTTGCTCGTTTTCATGCTCGGCTGAAGGATGAGAGTTTTCAGAAGATTGTGCTAAGCCGATGCTCTGTGACGCCGCGAGATGGTGAAGACCATCCTTTGGAATTGTTTTGCAAGGCCTGTCAACTCTATCCTCGAATGTTTATATCGTTGGTTTGTACGGAACAGAGTGGCTGTTGGCTGACGGCAACACCTGAGATACTGCTTGAGGGCGTTGGCAACCAATGGCGTACCATTGCGCTGGCAGGCACCATGAAGTTGAAGGATGAAGACCTGAATGGCGAGGGTGAGCACGCTACCTGGAGCACGAAGAATATCCAGGAGCAGCGCTATGTGGCCACCTATCTGATGAACTGTCTGGAGCAGTTTGCCACGAATATCCGTGAGGAAGGTCCTCGCACAGTGCGTGCGGCCAATCTGGTACATCTGCGCAGTGACTTTACTTTTGGCCTCTCGGAGGGTGCAGGGGTGGGCGATGTCTTGTTGCAATTGCATCCTACACCAGCTGTCTGCGGCCTCCCCAAGCAGACTACCTATCAGTTTATTCTCGAGAACGAGCATACGCCTCGCCAGTATTACAGCGGTTTTATGGGACCTCTGAACATGTCGTCGGCCACTCATCTGTATGTGTCTCTGCGCTGTATGCAGATAACAGACAGTCAGTATAGGTTGTATGCTGGCGGTGGACTGCTGAAAGATAGCGTTGAGGAACAGGAATGGCAGGAGACGGAGGCTAAACTGGAAACGATGCGACGGGTGCTGGCAGATTAA
- a CDS encoding PaaI family thioesterase — protein sequence MNVDRIKQIIESKPNLSTALGMEFISTPEDDTCMACMKVDERNRQPFGFLSGGASLALAENVAGVGSSALCPGCACVGIEVSGSHVKAVVEGDTVTAYARMLHRGSTLHVWNVDIKDTAGDLISNVRVTNYIIKQK from the coding sequence ATGAACGTAGACAGAATAAAACAGATTATAGAATCAAAGCCAAATCTGAGTACCGCCCTCGGGATGGAGTTTATCTCCACTCCCGAGGACGATACTTGTATGGCTTGTATGAAAGTAGACGAGCGTAATCGCCAGCCTTTTGGCTTCCTGAGTGGCGGCGCCTCATTGGCATTGGCCGAGAATGTGGCTGGTGTGGGTTCGTCGGCCCTGTGTCCTGGTTGTGCATGCGTGGGCATCGAGGTGAGCGGAAGTCATGTAAAGGCTGTGGTCGAGGGTGACACTGTGACGGCATATGCCCGTATGCTGCATCGAGGCTCCACACTCCACGTTTGGAATGTGGATATCAAGGATACTGCAGGTGATTTGATTTCTAATGTGCGTGTCACAAACTATATCATCAAACAGAAATGA
- a CDS encoding ROK family protein, translating to MIKTRVVGVGTSIDETVYAIVDVRGNIIAKNSFPTTDFPNANDFITFLSDRIIELVEANGGYESIRSVGISLPSGNFKSGCIEHSPNMSWKGQIPMAAMLRDRLGLAVALGNDAHVRALGEYVFGSAHGLKDFLYINLGHGVGSCIFTNGKAYLGAEGFAGEIGHTCIVPNGRVCGCGMAGCLETYTGSRGIVMTAQELLETDSRPSLMREMVIKTPKDVFECCEKGDELAIETFRRTGEMLGVGLANYASVLNPEAIILAGGIAHAGKWLIEPAQASFEEHVFHNVKGKVKFLTSNLNESERDVLGASALAWNVKEYSLFI from the coding sequence GTGATAAAAACCCGAGTCGTTGGTGTCGGTACGAGTATCGACGAAACAGTCTATGCCATCGTTGATGTGCGTGGTAACATTATTGCGAAGAACAGTTTTCCTACTACTGACTTTCCTAATGCGAACGACTTTATTACGTTTTTGAGTGACCGCATTATAGAATTAGTTGAGGCCAACGGTGGATATGAATCCATTCGTTCTGTAGGCATCAGCTTACCTAGTGGTAATTTCAAGTCTGGGTGTATTGAACACTCTCCCAATATGAGTTGGAAGGGACAGATTCCTATGGCTGCGATGCTGCGCGACAGACTGGGTCTGGCTGTGGCATTGGGCAATGATGCCCATGTGAGAGCCTTGGGCGAATATGTCTTTGGTAGTGCACATGGCCTGAAGGACTTCCTGTATATCAACCTGGGACATGGTGTGGGAAGCTGTATCTTTACTAATGGCAAGGCGTATCTGGGCGCAGAAGGATTCGCTGGCGAGATAGGTCATACCTGTATCGTTCCTAATGGGCGTGTGTGTGGCTGTGGTATGGCAGGCTGTCTGGAGACTTACACAGGCTCTCGTGGTATTGTCATGACAGCACAGGAGTTGCTGGAAACAGATTCGCGTCCTTCTCTGATGCGCGAAATGGTGATTAAAACACCTAAGGATGTGTTTGAATGTTGCGAGAAGGGTGATGAACTGGCTATTGAGACCTTCCGTCGTACAGGCGAGATGTTGGGTGTTGGATTGGCCAACTATGCATCAGTTCTGAATCCTGAAGCGATTATTCTAGCTGGTGGTATTGCTCATGCTGGTAAGTGGTTGATTGAACCGGCTCAAGCTTCATTTGAGGAGCATGTGTTCCATAACGTGAAGGGTAAGGTGAAGTTCCTGACTTCGAATCTGAATGAGTCAGAACGCGATGTGCTGGGTGCCAGCGCCTTGGCTTGGAACGTGAAGGAATATTCGTTGTTTATCTAA